A stretch of Chlamydiales bacterium DNA encodes these proteins:
- the der gene encoding ribosome biogenesis GTPase Der, whose product MSHLIRVAIVGRPNVGKSALFNAIVGKRIAIVDEAEGVTRDRLYAEADFFGQPFEIIDTGGIDPSSPIPFQEEVRRQAEVAIHEADVIIMVVDGTVGLTEIDDRVARTLLKTKKPICLAVNKVDSHAQLGLIHEFHGLGISKIVPVSAVQRFQIAELLEHAFKDVTFPEEQEDEGFGIKVAIIGRPNVGKSTLLNAFMEEERCVVSPIPGTTRDSIDVHFTFEGRPFTLIDTAGIRRKRAEHDAVDKFAAVRTERAIERADVCILMLDAVTGITTQEKRLLSMLEEAGKGCLLVFNKWDLVKGFRMEHCLKSLEIETSFASHCPTLFISAKSGRNLEKIIPLIEEIAASQKRRVTTGELNRFLEKSIQAYHPPMLKGKRLRIYYLAQVGISPPHFVMFVNSSALMLETYKQYLINQFRKTYGFNGVPLVFTLRGKREREEESTTTLPPKSSLPAAPLDLDLDEELDGDLELEFEEADIL is encoded by the coding sequence ATGTCACACTTAATAAGAGTTGCGATTGTTGGACGGCCAAACGTTGGCAAGTCTGCCCTTTTCAATGCGATCGTTGGAAAGAGAATTGCCATTGTCGATGAAGCCGAGGGAGTCACACGCGACCGCCTCTACGCCGAGGCCGATTTCTTTGGACAGCCATTTGAGATTATCGATACAGGCGGAATCGACCCCTCCTCACCGATCCCCTTTCAAGAAGAGGTCCGCCGCCAAGCAGAAGTCGCCATCCATGAAGCTGATGTGATCATCATGGTCGTCGATGGCACAGTCGGGCTGACTGAAATCGATGATAGAGTTGCAAGAACTCTTTTAAAAACTAAGAAGCCTATCTGCTTAGCAGTGAACAAGGTCGACAGCCACGCTCAGCTCGGTCTGATTCACGAGTTCCACGGCTTGGGCATCTCAAAAATTGTTCCCGTCTCTGCAGTGCAGCGCTTCCAAATCGCCGAACTCTTAGAGCACGCCTTCAAGGATGTCACCTTCCCGGAAGAGCAGGAAGATGAGGGATTTGGAATTAAGGTTGCCATCATCGGCCGTCCCAACGTCGGCAAATCCACACTACTCAACGCCTTCATGGAAGAGGAGCGCTGCGTCGTCAGCCCTATCCCAGGAACAACGCGCGATAGCATCGACGTCCACTTCACCTTCGAAGGAAGACCCTTTACCTTAATCGATACAGCAGGGATACGCCGCAAGCGCGCAGAGCACGATGCTGTCGATAAGTTTGCTGCCGTGCGCACCGAGCGCGCAATTGAGCGCGCAGACGTCTGCATCCTCATGCTCGATGCCGTAACCGGCATTACGACCCAAGAGAAGAGACTCCTCTCCATGTTAGAAGAGGCAGGCAAGGGGTGCCTCCTCGTGTTTAATAAGTGGGATCTAGTTAAAGGATTCCGCATGGAGCACTGCCTAAAAAGCCTCGAGATCGAAACCAGCTTCGCGAGCCACTGTCCGACCCTCTTCATCTCTGCTAAATCGGGAAGAAATCTCGAAAAGATCATTCCTCTTATTGAGGAGATCGCGGCCTCTCAGAAGAGACGCGTCACAACAGGCGAGCTCAACCGCTTCCTCGAGAAGTCGATCCAGGCCTACCACCCACCGATGCTCAAAGGCAAGCGCCTCCGCATCTACTACCTCGCTCAGGTTGGCATCTCGCCACCGCACTTTGTCATGTTTGTAAACAGCTCAGCGCTCATGCTTGAGACCTACAAGCAGTACCTCATTAACCAGTTCCGCAAGACCTACGGATTCAATGGAGTGCCCCTCGTCTTCACACTGCGCGGCAAGCGCGAGCGCGAAGAGGAGAGCACCACCACTCTTCCTCCAAAAAGCTCTCTCCCCGCTGCACCTCTCGATCTCGACCTCGACGAGGAGCTGGATGGCGATCTAGAGCTCGAGTTTGAAGAAGCCGACATCCTCTAG